aatgtttgaaaatttataacagcCAGAAGAGACCGTAGGTGCCTGTtagcgggattggggagggataaattaggtcttcattttgtttcgtgtgcgtgacctcaaaTGACCTCTACTTCAGGTCGAAACAGGAAGTGCCCCTTTTATTCAATAGTAGCAAAAGGTATGAAGTTGCTTTcaacgatgttagtgcctggcaagggtgggcagttaaaacaaatatcaatgacgtcacaaagtgcaacagcgccctctagcgacaggttcaaaactCGTcgaaatggactttttgaagatgtgtgtggtgaatttgtttgtaatcacttcaaattttacacacacattTACTATCAGGCAGCCAtcatgtgtgaagtttcaaatcAATTACGTCATCGAGGGTCACGTGACGcagccttaaaggtgcactttttgaactaatataactcccgaagtaattatgcgatcatgttgaaacttggtaggttgttggatattgacaagttcttgtaaaatgtgaaatgacgtcatgatgacgtcatcacatgattttttatgatttttttccattattgcACCTTTAAGTATTAAAatgctatctgaacatggttTAATCCAAATTATTCGTTTAAATAGGCTGGATTGGTCATATAACTATTTTGATTCAAAGAGAATTTCAAATTAagtgcaaaaaaataatttgaaaattttattaacgaaacagctctgcatttgtgcacaattGCAATTATGTCTAGTTGTATTTGCATAGCATAATTAAAACAACCGATTGTTTCCAAATCCACAGTTTACCTTTAATGTGTTGCAGTTTTTAGAATTCAGTGCATACGTGAACTGCTCTCATCATGTTTTGAAtgattcaaaggcagtggacactattggtacttactccaaataattatcattagcataaaacctcacttggtaacgagtaatgggagaggttgataagtataaaacattgtgagaaacggctccctttgaagtgacgtagttttcgagaaagaagtaatttttccacgaatttgatttggagacctcaagtttagaatttgaggtctcgaaatcaagcatctgaaagcatacaacttcgtatgacaagggtattttttctttgataGTTATCTCTTCAACGCCGACGaacaatcaagctcaaattttcacaggtttgttattttatgcatattttgagatacaccaagtgagaagactggtctttgacaattaccaatagtgtccagtgtcatgcAAAGGCTTGTTTAAAAATTATTGTATTGCAGTGGTGAGCAAAAAGTATCAGCTGCATTATTCACTGCCAAAAAGAAACCCATTAATGTAACATGTTGTCTGATCAGTATTCTACATTTCAAACAGGCCTGTGTGGTTGAACCACTCAAACCACTCAACGTGCGCGCTTTAAGTGCAATAGTCTGCAATAGAGGCACAAAGAGCAGCCTATAGTCTCCTCTCGTTTTTCTTTTATAACGTGACATGTCAAACTGTATgcagtttttttagaaagaagtaatttcccacttaaatatttgaatttgattttgagacaaactttccactaatttgattttgagacctcagatttagaatttgagatcccAAAAACAagcatccaaaagcacacatcttcgtgtgacaagcatgttttttcttccattattactTCCCTACCAGGGGTAAGTGATGAGAGGTATTGATAAGGCGTGACACCCTGGTTAGTGAGGCTGTTATTACCCATCTCGCCAATTTAACTGATGCTGCTAGCGTGGACTTCAAACATGTCAGAGAAGGAACACCGTTTCCATGTTACCCAACTGTTCATGGCATTTAATTGGCCACAAGGCTCAAATATTAACTGCGACTGTGCAAAGTTATGTGGTTGTCCCAGGAGATTTGTGAAAATAACCGTTGTGAAGATTGaaactgttaaaaacaaaaaaaatcaaagcccTGATGAAATACCGCTCCaataaattgtgtttattttcatgGTTAATTATTTGCAAGTGGTCAGCAAATAATTGattgatgtttttatttcacaTATCATGGGATAACACAGTCAGATGGGAGAGGCAGGAGCAGGACTTGTGGTTCATAAAAGCTTCATCGAGTAGCTATTACACCACAACTGCGAGTTAAACACAAGCGAGATGTGTTGAGATACGATCAACTGTAACACCTGTTTGCAGAAGATTAAAAGCGAATCGTCATGGGGATTGATGTAACATCAGATAGCTGTAGTTTGTCCTATAACATCACTGAGGAGACCACTTCCAATTGGATTCATACACCGGTGGATACCATCATAACCACTATCATCATACCGATTATAGTAACCATAGGAATCTTCAGCAACGctacttttgtttttgtcatattcCGCGTTCCTAGAATGAGATCGGAAACTAATATCTATTTGGTACACTTGGCACTGGCTGATCTTCTGTTCTTGTGCCTATCTGCGTTACAGTACTTTTGGCTCTATGCAACATCGCCAGTGTCCATTAATGCCATCTTTGTGACCTCGGCAGAGTGTGTCAGCTTTTTTGCAGCCATAAACACTGGATATTTTGCATCCATTGCTTTAATAACCATGGTTTCGTTTGAGAGATATCTTGCCATGTGCCATCCTCTAAAGCACCTGAGAATCCGTACACGGAAAAGAACCAATAAAATCGTGGCAATCTGTTGGTTAGTTGGGCTTGTGTTGTCTGGATTAGCTGTTCTGCGTAATGCTAAAATCACCTTTGTCTGCCTGCAATGGCCAGACGATGACATGTACCACGAGTTCCCATTAATTGTGGCATTTTGTGGTGTCGTACAGCCATGGATAAATTACTTGACTACTCCATTGCTAAACATTCCTTGGATAGTCGCACTGGTTTccaacatttacatgtacataaagaTCATTCAAATGTTACACAACCGGACAGCCATTGGTAGGACTTCTCAAAGTGACCTCACAAAGCTCCGAACCCGAAACCAGGTGGCCAAAATGTTGGTTACTAATGGCGTGGTGTTCTTCCTGTGTCAAGTACCATATTCTGTTCTGAGCTTCACAAATATCATCTGTATCATAGCGGGGATTCCTAATCCAATCCAAGCTGCACTCGGCGTGTCAGAAGACTGGATCTTCGTAATCCCACAATTGATCAATAACAGTGTAAATCCACTGATTTATGGACTGATCAGTGCTCAGTATCGAACTGCATTCACGCAAGCATTTCAGTGCAAAAAGCAACATAGACAGCCAAAAAGTATCCACACAGTTTGCACTGCATCAAACCGAGCCATCACGACAGGTTCGTTTGTGAAGAA
Above is a genomic segment from Asterias amurensis chromosome 6, ASM3211899v1 containing:
- the LOC139938329 gene encoding kappa-type opioid receptor-like, which gives rise to MGIDVTSDSCSLSYNITEETTSNWIHTPVDTIITTIIIPIIVTIGIFSNATFVFVIFRVPRMRSETNIYLVHLALADLLFLCLSALQYFWLYATSPVSINAIFVTSAECVSFFAAINTGYFASIALITMVSFERYLAMCHPLKHLRIRTRKRTNKIVAICWLVGLVLSGLAVLRNAKITFVCLQWPDDDMYHEFPLIVAFCGVVQPWINYLTTPLLNIPWIVALVSNIYMYIKIIQMLHNRTAIGRTSQSDLTKLRTRNQVAKMLVTNGVVFFLCQVPYSVLSFTNIICIIAGIPNPIQAALGVSEDWIFVIPQLINNSVNPLIYGLISAQYRTAFTQAFQCKKQHRQPKSIHTVCTASNRAITTGSFVKNVCKTQV